AGAACAACAACACCTCGGCGTTCTTGACGCCCGGAGGGATCTGCGGAAGGTTGTGATAGGCGATGGCGCGGCGGATGATGCTCCGGTCATGCGGCGTGAACCTCTCGAGCACGGCCCGTTTCCGGAGAATGGCGAGGGTAAGCTTCGCATGGTTTTCCGACTGTGCGTCGGAGAATGTCCGGTGGCGGCGGTACTGTTCGAACCGGCCGACATCGTGCAGCAGAACGATCGTTTCGATCATGCGAAGTGAGGCGGCATCAAGGCCGAGGCCCCGCGCAATGGCCAGGGCTTCCCGGCACACCCGGGCGGTGTGGCTTTCCTTCAGGCGCATGTTGCGCCGCAGGTCGGCATCCCCCGTCATGTACCCGGCAACAAATGCTCTGAACCACCCGCGCAGCCAGCGCACATCCTTCACCGTGACCATCTAGTCACCCTCCCCGATCTCACGGACGAGCTTCAACGCTTTCTCGCGCCGCGGCCGGTCGATCGCCGTTCGGATCTCCAACGCCGCAGCATCCCGCAACTGCTGACGGGCCTCGTCCTTGCGGCCCTGGTCGAGGTACAGGACACCGAGTTCATACCGGTGACGCATGATATCCGGGGCTAAACGGATCGCGGTCTTCAGCGCCTCTTCCGCCTCCGCGAAGCCACCCTCCGGGATCGTCCCGAGAAGGATGGCCGCAAGCTGGCGTTTCATCCAACCAACGTTCCCGAGCGCACGGAAGAACGAACCGCGGATCGACCAGGCGGCATCATTCATTGGGTCCAGCCTGACCGCCGCATCGGTGGCACTGACGAGCTCCTGAGAAATGCGCACCTGCTCCGACATCCCCTCGTCGAGTGCCTGATATCCGAGAGCACCCGCAAGCCATGTGTACCCCTCGGTCATCGTTGAATCGATCCGGATGCAGCGCCGTGCGGCCTCTTCCCCTTGCGCCAGGAGGGACCTCCGCTTTACCGGATCCTCCTCAACCTCTCCCATGCACACCGCGACCCGGGCAAGCCGCCAGAGCAGCTGCCGATCGTCCGGCGCCGTTGCCAGTCCGGCCCGATACGAGTCGGCGGCTTCCGTATACGCGATACGTTGGAATGCGGCGTCGCCACGGTTCATCGCGGCCAGCGGATCACTGCCAAGGGAGAGCAACAGACCGATCAATGCAACGACCACCACCATCCTCCTGCATTCTGGGGTTGACAATGTACGGACATCCAGAAGGACAAACAAGCATGGGTGGTGCTGTCCGGCCACCCGCTTGGCACTCTGGTGAAAATGTCGTATGTTCCAATCATGTTCCAGACAGAAATCCACCGGTGGCTGCAATCCTTCAGCACACCGTTCCTTGACCTTCTGATGCGGGTGGTGAGTATCCTCGGCGAAGAGGAATTCCTCGCGTTCGTCATGCTGGCCGTGATCTTCGGCGTCGAACGGAAACGCGGCTTTCTGCTGACGCAGGTGCTTCTCT
Above is a window of Ignavibacteriota bacterium DNA encoding:
- a CDS encoding HD domain-containing protein, with translation MVTVKDVRWLRGWFRAFVAGYMTGDADLRRNMRLKESHTARVCREALAIARGLGLDAASLRMIETIVLLHDVGRFEQYRRHRTFSDAQSENHAKLTLAILRKRAVLERFTPHDRSIIRRAIAYHNLPQIPPGVKNAEVLLFSRLMRDADKLDILRLVIHYYNAHPEKKNHAIAVGLQEAQDFTPEVLADLLQGRIVRSAHLRNQNDFKLLQMGWVYDVNFVPTLRSMKRRKYLEKLRAAMPDAPEADAAYATVSAVLARRIREEA
- a CDS encoding tetratricopeptide repeat protein encodes the protein MVVALIGLLLSLGSDPLAAMNRGDAAFQRIAYTEAADSYRAGLATAPDDRQLLWRLARVAVCMGEVEEDPVKRRSLLAQGEEAARRCIRIDSTMTEGYTWLAGALGYQALDEGMSEQVRISQELVSATDAAVRLDPMNDAAWSIRGSFFRALGNVGWMKRQLAAILLGTIPEGGFAEAEEALKTAIRLAPDIMRHRYELGVLYLDQGRKDEARQQLRDAAALEIRTAIDRPRREKALKLVREIGEGD